The following proteins come from a genomic window of Clupea harengus chromosome 22, Ch_v2.0.2, whole genome shotgun sequence:
- the fam163aa gene encoding protein FAM163A, with protein MTAGTVVITGGILATVILLSIIAVLCYCRLQYYCCRKNESEADAGSTGDPQPQFACNACSAPGVDGSAVTPLALPYDPPLPLQQPPKFCPTCSPYYMRSMDDLRNGGERLAFMPAHYENPAASFSMSSLHSAPLSSRTTPDFYTNTRAISTDV; from the exons ATGACAGCTGGAACGGTTGTCATAACTGGAGGAATTCTCGCCACGGTGATACTCCTGTCTATCATAGCAGTGCTGTGTTACTGTAGACTCCAG TATTACTGCTGTAGGAAGAATGAGTCTGAAGCGGACGCTGGCTCCACCGGGGACCCTCAGCCACAGTTCGCCTGCAACGCATGCAGTGCCCCTGGGGTGGACGGCTCGGCGGTCACCCCCCTCGCGCTGCCCTACGACCCGCCGCTGCCACTACAGCAGCCTCCCAAGTTCTGCCCCACCTGCTCGCCCTACTACATGCGTTCCATGGACGACTTGCGCAATGGCGGCGAGCGGCTGGCCTTCATGCCCGCCCACTACGAGAACCCGGCCGCGTCCTTCTCCATGTCCTCCCTGCACTCAGCCCCGCTGAGCAGCCGCACCACCCCCGACTTCTACACCAACACCCGCGCCATCAGCACTGACGTCTGA